A region from the Oncorhynchus tshawytscha isolate Ot180627B linkage group LG26, Otsh_v2.0, whole genome shotgun sequence genome encodes:
- the LOC112225234 gene encoding dynein, cytoplasmic 1, intermediate chain 2a isoform X1: MSDKSELKAELERKKQRLAQIREEKKRKEDERKKKEADLKKDAAPLDDSDLEKKRRETDALLQSMGITSADVPVVPPPMSPTSKSVGTPSEAGSQDSGDGAVGSRTLHWDSDPSTLQLHSDSELGRGPLKLGMAKITHVDFPPKETVSYTKETQTPVTTQQKEEEDEEEEEEEITPPQPVLEIQMEKPDQKEEEEEEAPPQELTEEEKLQILHSSEFITFFDHSTRIVERALSQHVDVFFDYSGREMEEKEGEIQAGAKLFLNRQFVDERWSKHRVVTCLDWSPQYPELLVASYNNNEEAPHEPDGVALVWNMKYKKNTPEYVFHCQSAVMSAAFARFHPNLVVGGTYSGQIVLWDNRSNKRTPVQRTPLSAAAHTHPVYCVNVVGTQNAHNLISISTDGKMCSWSLDMLSQPQDSLELVFKQSKAVAVTSMSFPLGDVNNFAVGSEDGSVYMACRHGSKAGISEMFEGHHGPITGIDCHTATGPVDFSHLFVTSSFDWTVKLWSTKNNKPLYSFEDNSDYVYDVMWSPTHPALFACVDGVGHLDLWNLNNDTEVPTASTTVEGNPALNRVRWAHSGKEIAVGDSDGQILVYDVGEQIAVPRNDEWTRFVRTLAEINENRDDAEELAAQRLSA; encoded by the exons ATGTCAGACAAAAGCGAGCTGAAAGCGGAGCTTGAACGGAAGAAGCAACGCCTGGCCCAGATCAGGGAGGAGAAAAAAAGGAAGGAAGATGAGCGCAAAAAGAAAGAG GCTGACCTGAAGAAAGATGCCGCCCCACTGGATGACTCGGATTTGGAGAAAAAGAGACGTGAGACAGATGCCCTTCTGCAGAGCATGGGCATCACATCAGCTGATGTCCCTGTTG TCCCTCCTCCCATGTCGCCGACCTCCAAATCTGTGGGCACACCAAGCGAGGCAGGGAGCCAAGACTCGGGCGACGGCGCCGTGGGATCCAG GACTCTACACTGGGACTCTGACCCGTCTACTCTTCAGCTTCACTCTGACTCCGAGCTGGG GCGTGGACCTCTGAAGCTGGGCATGGCCAAGATCACCCATGTTGACTTCCCTCCAAAAGAGACGGTGTCGTACACCAAGGAGACCCAGACGCCTGTGACGACCCAGCAGAAAGAAG aggaagacgaggaggaggaggaggaggagatcacTCCACCACAACCAGTGCTTGAGATCCAAATGGAGAAACCAGaccagaaagaggaggaggaggaggaag CACCTCCACAAGAGCTGACTGAGGAGGAGAAGCTGCAgatcctccactcctcagagtTCATAACCTTCTTTGACCACAGCACCCGCATCGTGGAGAGGGCCCTGTCCCAACACGTGGACGTCTTCTTCGACTACAGTGGccgggagatggaggagaaggaagg TGAGATCCAAGCTGGGGCCAAGCTGTTTCTGAACAGACAGTTTGTGGACGAGCGCTGGTCTAAGCATCGCGTGGTCACCTGTCTGGACTGGTCCCCTCAG TATCCTGAGCTGCTGGTTGCCTCATACAACAACAACGAGGAAGCCCCCCACGAGCCGGACGGGGTGGCCCTGGTCTGGAACATGAAGTACAAGAAGAACACGCCGGAATACGTCTTCCACTGCCAG TCTGCAGTGATGTCGGCCGCCTTTGCCAGGTTCCACCCTAACCTGGTGGTGGGGGGCACCTACTCGGGGCAGATCGTTCTGTGGGACAACAGGAGCAACAAGAGGACCCCCGTGCAGAGGACCCCTCTGTCAGCAGCAGCTCACACG CACCCAGTGTACTGTGTGAACGTGGTGGGCACCCAGAATGCCCACAACCTCATTAGCATCTCTACCGATGGCAAGATGTGTTCCTGGAGCCTGGACATGCTGTCTCAACCGCAG GACAGCCTGGAGCTGGTGTTCAAGCAGTCGAAGGCCGTCGCTGTCACCTCCATGTCTTTCCCCCTCGGAGATGTCAACAACTTTGCGGTGGGGAGCGAGGACGGGTCCGTCTACATGGCGTGTCGCCATGGAAG TAAAGCAGGGATCAGTGAGATGTTTGAGGGCCACCACGGGCCTATCACAGGGATAGACTGTCACACAGCGACCGGGCCCGTCGACTTCTCCCACCTGTTTGTCACCTCCTCCTTTGACTGGACCGTCAAGCTGTGGAGCACCAAG AACAACAAGCCACTGTACTCGTTCGAGGACAACTCGGATTACGTCTATGACGTCATGTGGTCCCCCACTCACCCGGCTCTGTTTGCGTGTGTGGATGGAGTGGGCCATCTTGATCTGTGGAACCTCAACAACGACACTGAG GTTCCTACAGCCAGTACCACAGTGGAGGGGAACCCAGCCCTGAACCGTGTGCGCTGGGCCCACTCTGGCAAAGAGATAGCCGTGGGAGACTCTGATGGACAGATCCTGGTCTATGATGTTGGAGAG CAAATCGCTGTTCCACGCAACGACGAGTGGACCCGTTTTGTCCGAACCCTGGCGGAGATCAACGAGAACCGGGATGACGCCGAGGAGCTTGCCGCTCAGCGCCTCTCTGCTTGA
- the LOC112225234 gene encoding dynein, cytoplasmic 1, intermediate chain 2a isoform X2, whose amino-acid sequence MSDKSELKAELERKKQRLAQIREEKKRKEDERKKKEADLKKDAAPLDDSDLEKKRRETDALLQSMGITSADVPVVPPPMSPTSKSVGTPSEAGSQDSGDGAVGSRTLHWDSDPSTLQLHSDSELGRGPLKLGMAKITHVDFPPKETVSYTKETQTPVTTQQKEEEDEEEEEEEITPPQPVLEIQMEKPDQKEEEEEAPPQELTEEEKLQILHSSEFITFFDHSTRIVERALSQHVDVFFDYSGREMEEKEGEIQAGAKLFLNRQFVDERWSKHRVVTCLDWSPQYPELLVASYNNNEEAPHEPDGVALVWNMKYKKNTPEYVFHCQSAVMSAAFARFHPNLVVGGTYSGQIVLWDNRSNKRTPVQRTPLSAAAHTHPVYCVNVVGTQNAHNLISISTDGKMCSWSLDMLSQPQDSLELVFKQSKAVAVTSMSFPLGDVNNFAVGSEDGSVYMACRHGSKAGISEMFEGHHGPITGIDCHTATGPVDFSHLFVTSSFDWTVKLWSTKNNKPLYSFEDNSDYVYDVMWSPTHPALFACVDGVGHLDLWNLNNDTEVPTASTTVEGNPALNRVRWAHSGKEIAVGDSDGQILVYDVGEQIAVPRNDEWTRFVRTLAEINENRDDAEELAAQRLSA is encoded by the exons ATGTCAGACAAAAGCGAGCTGAAAGCGGAGCTTGAACGGAAGAAGCAACGCCTGGCCCAGATCAGGGAGGAGAAAAAAAGGAAGGAAGATGAGCGCAAAAAGAAAGAG GCTGACCTGAAGAAAGATGCCGCCCCACTGGATGACTCGGATTTGGAGAAAAAGAGACGTGAGACAGATGCCCTTCTGCAGAGCATGGGCATCACATCAGCTGATGTCCCTGTTG TCCCTCCTCCCATGTCGCCGACCTCCAAATCTGTGGGCACACCAAGCGAGGCAGGGAGCCAAGACTCGGGCGACGGCGCCGTGGGATCCAG GACTCTACACTGGGACTCTGACCCGTCTACTCTTCAGCTTCACTCTGACTCCGAGCTGGG GCGTGGACCTCTGAAGCTGGGCATGGCCAAGATCACCCATGTTGACTTCCCTCCAAAAGAGACGGTGTCGTACACCAAGGAGACCCAGACGCCTGTGACGACCCAGCAGAAAGAAG aggaagacgaggaggaggaggaggaggagatcacTCCACCACAACCAGTGCTTGAGATCCAAATGGAGAAACCAGaccagaaagaggaggaggagga AGCACCTCCACAAGAGCTGACTGAGGAGGAGAAGCTGCAgatcctccactcctcagagtTCATAACCTTCTTTGACCACAGCACCCGCATCGTGGAGAGGGCCCTGTCCCAACACGTGGACGTCTTCTTCGACTACAGTGGccgggagatggaggagaaggaagg TGAGATCCAAGCTGGGGCCAAGCTGTTTCTGAACAGACAGTTTGTGGACGAGCGCTGGTCTAAGCATCGCGTGGTCACCTGTCTGGACTGGTCCCCTCAG TATCCTGAGCTGCTGGTTGCCTCATACAACAACAACGAGGAAGCCCCCCACGAGCCGGACGGGGTGGCCCTGGTCTGGAACATGAAGTACAAGAAGAACACGCCGGAATACGTCTTCCACTGCCAG TCTGCAGTGATGTCGGCCGCCTTTGCCAGGTTCCACCCTAACCTGGTGGTGGGGGGCACCTACTCGGGGCAGATCGTTCTGTGGGACAACAGGAGCAACAAGAGGACCCCCGTGCAGAGGACCCCTCTGTCAGCAGCAGCTCACACG CACCCAGTGTACTGTGTGAACGTGGTGGGCACCCAGAATGCCCACAACCTCATTAGCATCTCTACCGATGGCAAGATGTGTTCCTGGAGCCTGGACATGCTGTCTCAACCGCAG GACAGCCTGGAGCTGGTGTTCAAGCAGTCGAAGGCCGTCGCTGTCACCTCCATGTCTTTCCCCCTCGGAGATGTCAACAACTTTGCGGTGGGGAGCGAGGACGGGTCCGTCTACATGGCGTGTCGCCATGGAAG TAAAGCAGGGATCAGTGAGATGTTTGAGGGCCACCACGGGCCTATCACAGGGATAGACTGTCACACAGCGACCGGGCCCGTCGACTTCTCCCACCTGTTTGTCACCTCCTCCTTTGACTGGACCGTCAAGCTGTGGAGCACCAAG AACAACAAGCCACTGTACTCGTTCGAGGACAACTCGGATTACGTCTATGACGTCATGTGGTCCCCCACTCACCCGGCTCTGTTTGCGTGTGTGGATGGAGTGGGCCATCTTGATCTGTGGAACCTCAACAACGACACTGAG GTTCCTACAGCCAGTACCACAGTGGAGGGGAACCCAGCCCTGAACCGTGTGCGCTGGGCCCACTCTGGCAAAGAGATAGCCGTGGGAGACTCTGATGGACAGATCCTGGTCTATGATGTTGGAGAG CAAATCGCTGTTCCACGCAACGACGAGTGGACCCGTTTTGTCCGAACCCTGGCGGAGATCAACGAGAACCGGGATGACGCCGAGGAGCTTGCCGCTCAGCGCCTCTCTGCTTGA
- the LOC112225234 gene encoding dynein, cytoplasmic 1, intermediate chain 2a isoform X4, with product MSDKSELKAELERKKQRLAQIREEKKRKEDERKKKEADLKKDAAPLDDSDLEKKRRETDALLQSMGITSADVPVVPPPMSPTSKSVGTPSEAGSQDSGDGAVGSRRGPLKLGMAKITHVDFPPKETVSYTKETQTPVTTQQKEEEDEEEEEEEITPPQPVLEIQMEKPDQKEEEEEAPPQELTEEEKLQILHSSEFITFFDHSTRIVERALSQHVDVFFDYSGREMEEKEGEIQAGAKLFLNRQFVDERWSKHRVVTCLDWSPQYPELLVASYNNNEEAPHEPDGVALVWNMKYKKNTPEYVFHCQSAVMSAAFARFHPNLVVGGTYSGQIVLWDNRSNKRTPVQRTPLSAAAHTHPVYCVNVVGTQNAHNLISISTDGKMCSWSLDMLSQPQDSLELVFKQSKAVAVTSMSFPLGDVNNFAVGSEDGSVYMACRHGSKAGISEMFEGHHGPITGIDCHTATGPVDFSHLFVTSSFDWTVKLWSTKNNKPLYSFEDNSDYVYDVMWSPTHPALFACVDGVGHLDLWNLNNDTEVPTASTTVEGNPALNRVRWAHSGKEIAVGDSDGQILVYDVGEQIAVPRNDEWTRFVRTLAEINENRDDAEELAAQRLSA from the exons ATGTCAGACAAAAGCGAGCTGAAAGCGGAGCTTGAACGGAAGAAGCAACGCCTGGCCCAGATCAGGGAGGAGAAAAAAAGGAAGGAAGATGAGCGCAAAAAGAAAGAG GCTGACCTGAAGAAAGATGCCGCCCCACTGGATGACTCGGATTTGGAGAAAAAGAGACGTGAGACAGATGCCCTTCTGCAGAGCATGGGCATCACATCAGCTGATGTCCCTGTTG TCCCTCCTCCCATGTCGCCGACCTCCAAATCTGTGGGCACACCAAGCGAGGCAGGGAGCCAAGACTCGGGCGACGGCGCCGTGGGATCCAG GCGTGGACCTCTGAAGCTGGGCATGGCCAAGATCACCCATGTTGACTTCCCTCCAAAAGAGACGGTGTCGTACACCAAGGAGACCCAGACGCCTGTGACGACCCAGCAGAAAGAAG aggaagacgaggaggaggaggaggaggagatcacTCCACCACAACCAGTGCTTGAGATCCAAATGGAGAAACCAGaccagaaagaggaggaggagga AGCACCTCCACAAGAGCTGACTGAGGAGGAGAAGCTGCAgatcctccactcctcagagtTCATAACCTTCTTTGACCACAGCACCCGCATCGTGGAGAGGGCCCTGTCCCAACACGTGGACGTCTTCTTCGACTACAGTGGccgggagatggaggagaaggaagg TGAGATCCAAGCTGGGGCCAAGCTGTTTCTGAACAGACAGTTTGTGGACGAGCGCTGGTCTAAGCATCGCGTGGTCACCTGTCTGGACTGGTCCCCTCAG TATCCTGAGCTGCTGGTTGCCTCATACAACAACAACGAGGAAGCCCCCCACGAGCCGGACGGGGTGGCCCTGGTCTGGAACATGAAGTACAAGAAGAACACGCCGGAATACGTCTTCCACTGCCAG TCTGCAGTGATGTCGGCCGCCTTTGCCAGGTTCCACCCTAACCTGGTGGTGGGGGGCACCTACTCGGGGCAGATCGTTCTGTGGGACAACAGGAGCAACAAGAGGACCCCCGTGCAGAGGACCCCTCTGTCAGCAGCAGCTCACACG CACCCAGTGTACTGTGTGAACGTGGTGGGCACCCAGAATGCCCACAACCTCATTAGCATCTCTACCGATGGCAAGATGTGTTCCTGGAGCCTGGACATGCTGTCTCAACCGCAG GACAGCCTGGAGCTGGTGTTCAAGCAGTCGAAGGCCGTCGCTGTCACCTCCATGTCTTTCCCCCTCGGAGATGTCAACAACTTTGCGGTGGGGAGCGAGGACGGGTCCGTCTACATGGCGTGTCGCCATGGAAG TAAAGCAGGGATCAGTGAGATGTTTGAGGGCCACCACGGGCCTATCACAGGGATAGACTGTCACACAGCGACCGGGCCCGTCGACTTCTCCCACCTGTTTGTCACCTCCTCCTTTGACTGGACCGTCAAGCTGTGGAGCACCAAG AACAACAAGCCACTGTACTCGTTCGAGGACAACTCGGATTACGTCTATGACGTCATGTGGTCCCCCACTCACCCGGCTCTGTTTGCGTGTGTGGATGGAGTGGGCCATCTTGATCTGTGGAACCTCAACAACGACACTGAG GTTCCTACAGCCAGTACCACAGTGGAGGGGAACCCAGCCCTGAACCGTGTGCGCTGGGCCCACTCTGGCAAAGAGATAGCCGTGGGAGACTCTGATGGACAGATCCTGGTCTATGATGTTGGAGAG CAAATCGCTGTTCCACGCAACGACGAGTGGACCCGTTTTGTCCGAACCCTGGCGGAGATCAACGAGAACCGGGATGACGCCGAGGAGCTTGCCGCTCAGCGCCTCTCTGCTTGA
- the LOC112225234 gene encoding dynein, cytoplasmic 1, intermediate chain 2a isoform X3: MSDKSELKAELERKKQRLAQIREEKKRKEDERKKKEADLKKDAAPLDDSDLEKKRRETDALLQSMGITSADVPVVPPPMSPTSKSVGTPSEAGSQDSGDGAVGSRRGPLKLGMAKITHVDFPPKETVSYTKETQTPVTTQQKEEEDEEEEEEEITPPQPVLEIQMEKPDQKEEEEEEAPPQELTEEEKLQILHSSEFITFFDHSTRIVERALSQHVDVFFDYSGREMEEKEGEIQAGAKLFLNRQFVDERWSKHRVVTCLDWSPQYPELLVASYNNNEEAPHEPDGVALVWNMKYKKNTPEYVFHCQSAVMSAAFARFHPNLVVGGTYSGQIVLWDNRSNKRTPVQRTPLSAAAHTHPVYCVNVVGTQNAHNLISISTDGKMCSWSLDMLSQPQDSLELVFKQSKAVAVTSMSFPLGDVNNFAVGSEDGSVYMACRHGSKAGISEMFEGHHGPITGIDCHTATGPVDFSHLFVTSSFDWTVKLWSTKNNKPLYSFEDNSDYVYDVMWSPTHPALFACVDGVGHLDLWNLNNDTEVPTASTTVEGNPALNRVRWAHSGKEIAVGDSDGQILVYDVGEQIAVPRNDEWTRFVRTLAEINENRDDAEELAAQRLSA, from the exons ATGTCAGACAAAAGCGAGCTGAAAGCGGAGCTTGAACGGAAGAAGCAACGCCTGGCCCAGATCAGGGAGGAGAAAAAAAGGAAGGAAGATGAGCGCAAAAAGAAAGAG GCTGACCTGAAGAAAGATGCCGCCCCACTGGATGACTCGGATTTGGAGAAAAAGAGACGTGAGACAGATGCCCTTCTGCAGAGCATGGGCATCACATCAGCTGATGTCCCTGTTG TCCCTCCTCCCATGTCGCCGACCTCCAAATCTGTGGGCACACCAAGCGAGGCAGGGAGCCAAGACTCGGGCGACGGCGCCGTGGGATCCAG GCGTGGACCTCTGAAGCTGGGCATGGCCAAGATCACCCATGTTGACTTCCCTCCAAAAGAGACGGTGTCGTACACCAAGGAGACCCAGACGCCTGTGACGACCCAGCAGAAAGAAG aggaagacgaggaggaggaggaggaggagatcacTCCACCACAACCAGTGCTTGAGATCCAAATGGAGAAACCAGaccagaaagaggaggaggaggaggaag CACCTCCACAAGAGCTGACTGAGGAGGAGAAGCTGCAgatcctccactcctcagagtTCATAACCTTCTTTGACCACAGCACCCGCATCGTGGAGAGGGCCCTGTCCCAACACGTGGACGTCTTCTTCGACTACAGTGGccgggagatggaggagaaggaagg TGAGATCCAAGCTGGGGCCAAGCTGTTTCTGAACAGACAGTTTGTGGACGAGCGCTGGTCTAAGCATCGCGTGGTCACCTGTCTGGACTGGTCCCCTCAG TATCCTGAGCTGCTGGTTGCCTCATACAACAACAACGAGGAAGCCCCCCACGAGCCGGACGGGGTGGCCCTGGTCTGGAACATGAAGTACAAGAAGAACACGCCGGAATACGTCTTCCACTGCCAG TCTGCAGTGATGTCGGCCGCCTTTGCCAGGTTCCACCCTAACCTGGTGGTGGGGGGCACCTACTCGGGGCAGATCGTTCTGTGGGACAACAGGAGCAACAAGAGGACCCCCGTGCAGAGGACCCCTCTGTCAGCAGCAGCTCACACG CACCCAGTGTACTGTGTGAACGTGGTGGGCACCCAGAATGCCCACAACCTCATTAGCATCTCTACCGATGGCAAGATGTGTTCCTGGAGCCTGGACATGCTGTCTCAACCGCAG GACAGCCTGGAGCTGGTGTTCAAGCAGTCGAAGGCCGTCGCTGTCACCTCCATGTCTTTCCCCCTCGGAGATGTCAACAACTTTGCGGTGGGGAGCGAGGACGGGTCCGTCTACATGGCGTGTCGCCATGGAAG TAAAGCAGGGATCAGTGAGATGTTTGAGGGCCACCACGGGCCTATCACAGGGATAGACTGTCACACAGCGACCGGGCCCGTCGACTTCTCCCACCTGTTTGTCACCTCCTCCTTTGACTGGACCGTCAAGCTGTGGAGCACCAAG AACAACAAGCCACTGTACTCGTTCGAGGACAACTCGGATTACGTCTATGACGTCATGTGGTCCCCCACTCACCCGGCTCTGTTTGCGTGTGTGGATGGAGTGGGCCATCTTGATCTGTGGAACCTCAACAACGACACTGAG GTTCCTACAGCCAGTACCACAGTGGAGGGGAACCCAGCCCTGAACCGTGTGCGCTGGGCCCACTCTGGCAAAGAGATAGCCGTGGGAGACTCTGATGGACAGATCCTGGTCTATGATGTTGGAGAG CAAATCGCTGTTCCACGCAACGACGAGTGGACCCGTTTTGTCCGAACCCTGGCGGAGATCAACGAGAACCGGGATGACGCCGAGGAGCTTGCCGCTCAGCGCCTCTCTGCTTGA